In Ornithinibacter aureus, the genomic stretch GGTCGAGCGGCAGGGTGAGCACGTGATCGGTCAGCACCAGCCCGGGGACGCGCAATGACGTCGTCATGAGCGCAGGCTATCGACCGCGGGGGCGACGTCGGTGTGCGAGAAATCGTCGCCCTTGAACAGCAGCGCCGCGCCCCTGCACCGCGCCAACGCGTACGAGAAGCAGTCCCCCGGGTTCAGCCCGGCGGGGTGCCCGCTGCCCTTCCCGAAGTCCCGGTAGGCGGCTCGCCCGACGGCGAGCTGCTCGGCATCGAACGGCACGACCGTGATCCCCAACGCGCTGACCAGGTCATCGAACTGTCGGCTCAGCACCGGGTCACCTCGGCGATCGACCACG encodes the following:
- a CDS encoding type II toxin-antitoxin system VapC family toxin, whose protein sequence is MIIDSSALIAILTGEPERAAFVEAIRAARDPRISAASLLEASIVVDRRGDPVLSRQFDDLVSALGITVVPFDAEQLAVGRAAYRDFGKGSGHPAGLNPGDCFSYALARCRGAALLFKGDDFSHTDVAPAVDSLRS